A DNA window from Actinomadura coerulea contains the following coding sequences:
- a CDS encoding PP2C family protein-serine/threonine phosphatase: MERGEGFGERLLGQLLDRAHEMPPQLIAPLVAEEVRAIGGRDVAILLQDYAQISLAPLPGRGLTEGEALPLEGSLAGRAFLSESIVEHPQTDGVRMFLPLLDGSDEIGVMALTLDKVDDDDRRLLRRLAGLVADMLVTKSSYTDQFFRARRRRPMSVSAEIQWSLLPPLTMTTPQVAVAGILEPAYDVAGDSLDYALNDDVLHLAMIDAMGHGLNAAVLATVAVGAYRHARRAEAGLAELYTFMDTAIDQQFGPDHFVTAQMMRLNIATGRLEWVNAGHPAPMLIRDHKVIGALEGPGTLPVGVGGSTPRINREQLRRGDRVLAYTDGLIEEHTAGGELFGEERLITTIERVGPVSATVQQMVRTLSHALMRERGGITSDDASLFLIEWRGGSADHLTRPLL, encoded by the coding sequence GTGGAGCGCGGCGAAGGCTTCGGAGAGCGGCTGCTGGGCCAGTTGCTGGACCGGGCGCACGAGATGCCGCCCCAGCTCATCGCTCCGCTGGTGGCCGAGGAGGTGCGCGCGATCGGCGGCCGGGACGTCGCGATCCTCTTGCAGGACTACGCCCAGATCTCACTGGCACCGCTCCCAGGCCGCGGCCTCACCGAGGGTGAAGCACTGCCGCTGGAGGGGTCCCTGGCCGGGCGCGCGTTCCTGTCGGAGAGCATCGTCGAGCACCCGCAGACCGACGGTGTGCGCATGTTCCTGCCGCTTCTGGACGGCAGCGACGAGATCGGCGTGATGGCCCTGACCCTCGACAAGGTCGACGATGACGATCGCCGGCTGCTGCGACGGCTCGCGGGGCTGGTCGCCGACATGCTGGTGACCAAGAGCAGCTACACCGACCAGTTCTTCCGGGCCCGGCGACGCCGGCCGATGAGCGTGTCCGCGGAGATCCAGTGGTCGCTGCTGCCCCCGCTCACCATGACGACGCCGCAGGTCGCCGTAGCCGGGATCCTGGAGCCCGCCTACGACGTCGCCGGCGACAGCCTCGACTACGCCCTCAACGACGACGTCCTGCACCTGGCCATGATCGACGCGATGGGCCACGGGCTGAACGCCGCCGTGCTGGCCACCGTCGCGGTGGGCGCCTACCGGCACGCCAGACGCGCCGAAGCCGGTCTCGCCGAGCTGTACACGTTCATGGACACCGCCATCGACCAGCAGTTCGGCCCCGACCACTTCGTCACCGCGCAGATGATGCGGCTCAACATCGCGACCGGCCGGCTGGAGTGGGTCAACGCCGGCCATCCGGCGCCGATGCTGATCCGTGATCACAAAGTCATCGGGGCGCTGGAGGGCCCCGGCACGCTGCCCGTCGGCGTCGGCGGCTCGACACCCCGGATCAACCGGGAACAGCTCCGCCGGGGCGACCGGGTCCTGGCCTACACCGACGGCCTCATCGAAGAGCACACGGCCGGCGGAGAGCTGTTCGGCGAGGAGCGCCTGATCACCACCATCGAACGCGTCGGCCCCGTCAGCGCCACCGTGCAACAGATGGTGCGGACACTCTCCCACGCGCTCATGCGGGAAAGAGGCGGGATCACCAGCGACGACGCCAGCCTCTTCCTCATCGAATGGCGCGGCGGCAGCGCCGATCACCTCACCAGACCGCTCTTGTGA
- a CDS encoding SpoIIE family protein phosphatase, producing the protein MSDQEEQMSGQPHDRVGAEHPGLVEAMNSAIVAVSASGRVTAWNPWARHLLGYTSEEALGRPVERILHRVTEDDLPPRPDCRILRVLRTGVPDHADGDSFTHRDGHAVTLAWSSAPVYADEPGAEERGGGAVAGAVIVLQDAAERLRIEREQHDRMEQARRANSRLALVAEITTVLSSTLDENEVLRRLVRLSVPALGDWAEVDLLIPDGRIERVAATHRELSPADIARLEGPLPPLPRSPRGPLARVLHDGTTLVISGDDARPYSDEPLTAAQHEFFQTMDAHSVIITPLAARGETYGALTVGYSRPGHGYGPDERLVVEDIARRTGLVLSNARLYTTQRNTAEAMQRSLLTPLPQPDDLQLQARYLPAAQASWVGGDWYDAFPLAGGATGLVIGDIMGHDLHAASRMAQVRNMLRALAWDLAAPPSTVLERLDAVMDAVSDAELATAVFARVEKTAAGSWHLRWCNAGHPPPLLITYDGTTTFLEEHGMLLGNPGLTGGRPDGICELPALSTLLLYTDGLIETRGTDLTDSLTGLRRHSAHLARLPVAALCDQLLKRMELSGEDDVALLALRVPA; encoded by the coding sequence ATGTCCGACCAGGAGGAACAGATGAGCGGGCAGCCGCACGACCGGGTCGGCGCGGAGCACCCGGGCCTGGTCGAGGCGATGAACTCGGCGATCGTGGCCGTCAGCGCGTCCGGCAGGGTCACGGCCTGGAATCCCTGGGCCCGGCATCTGCTGGGATACACCTCCGAGGAGGCGCTGGGACGGCCGGTGGAGCGGATCCTGCACCGCGTCACCGAGGACGATCTCCCTCCGAGGCCGGACTGCCGCATTCTGCGGGTACTGCGGACCGGTGTCCCCGACCACGCCGACGGCGACTCGTTCACCCATCGTGACGGGCACGCGGTAACGCTGGCCTGGTCATCCGCCCCGGTCTACGCCGACGAGCCGGGCGCGGAAGAACGCGGAGGCGGCGCGGTGGCCGGAGCGGTCATCGTGCTGCAGGACGCGGCCGAGCGGCTCCGGATCGAGCGGGAGCAGCACGACCGGATGGAGCAGGCGCGGCGGGCCAACTCCCGGCTGGCGCTGGTCGCCGAAATCACCACGGTGCTGTCGTCCACTCTGGACGAGAACGAGGTGCTGCGGCGGCTGGTCCGGTTGTCGGTGCCCGCGCTCGGTGACTGGGCGGAGGTCGACCTTCTCATCCCCGACGGACGCATCGAGCGGGTGGCCGCGACCCACCGCGAACTCTCCCCCGCCGACATCGCTCGCCTGGAGGGGCCGCTACCGCCGCTCCCTCGGTCCCCGCGCGGTCCCCTCGCGCGAGTGCTGCACGACGGCACGACCCTGGTCATCAGCGGCGACGACGCCCGGCCGTACTCCGACGAGCCGCTCACCGCCGCGCAGCACGAGTTCTTCCAGACCATGGACGCCCACAGCGTGATCATCACCCCGCTGGCGGCCCGGGGCGAGACCTACGGCGCGTTGACCGTGGGCTACTCGCGTCCCGGACACGGCTACGGTCCTGACGAACGGCTCGTCGTGGAGGACATCGCGCGCCGCACCGGCCTCGTCCTGTCCAACGCCCGGCTGTACACCACCCAGCGGAACACGGCCGAGGCCATGCAGCGCAGCCTGCTCACCCCTCTGCCCCAACCGGACGACCTGCAACTCCAAGCCCGGTACCTACCCGCCGCCCAGGCCAGTTGGGTGGGCGGCGACTGGTACGACGCCTTCCCCCTCGCGGGCGGCGCCACCGGGCTGGTCATCGGCGACATCATGGGCCATGACCTGCACGCGGCGTCCCGCATGGCGCAGGTCCGCAACATGCTCAGGGCCCTGGCCTGGGATCTCGCCGCGCCCCCGAGCACCGTTCTTGAGCGCCTGGACGCGGTGATGGACGCCGTCAGTGACGCCGAACTCGCCACCGCCGTGTTCGCCCGCGTCGAGAAGACCGCCGCCGGATCCTGGCACCTGCGCTGGTGCAATGCGGGCCACCCCCCGCCGCTCCTGATCACCTATGACGGCACCACGACGTTCCTCGAAGAGCACGGAATGCTGCTCGGAAACCCCGGCCTCACCGGGGGTCGCCCCGACGGCATTTGTGAACTGCCGGCCCTGTCCACCCTCCTGCTCTACACCGACGGCCTCATCGAGACCCGCGGCACCGACCTGACCGACAGCCTCACCGGACTTCGTCGCCACAGCGCCCACCTGGCCCGGCTCCCCGTGGCCGCCCTGTGCGACCAACTGCTGAAGCGCATGGAGCTCAGCGGCGAGGACGACGTCGCCCTCCTCGCCCTCCGCGTCCCCGCATGA
- a CDS encoding STAS domain-containing protein: MTVACTADGLTAARAEVRMPAHRRPGHTIIALHGDLDSAAAPALREHLIGVLRPSGRLLILDLGEVSSCDAAGLAVLVGLQHRAAGLGIIVRLGAANRQLTDLLHLTGLDRVLMVQTASPAQAASAD, translated from the coding sequence ATGACCGTCGCGTGCACTGCCGATGGCCTGACCGCGGCACGCGCCGAGGTACGGATGCCCGCCCACCGGCGCCCCGGCCACACCATCATCGCGCTGCACGGCGACTTGGACTCCGCCGCGGCGCCGGCGCTGCGCGAGCACCTGATCGGCGTGCTGCGTCCCAGCGGCCGTCTGCTCATACTCGACCTGGGCGAAGTGTCGTCTTGCGACGCGGCCGGGCTCGCCGTCCTGGTCGGCCTCCAGCACCGCGCCGCAGGACTCGGGATCATCGTCCGCCTCGGTGCCGCGAACCGGCAACTCACCGACCTCCTCCACCTCACGGGCCTGGACCGCGTGCTGATGGTCCAGACGGCTTCGCCCGCCCAGGCGGCATCCGCGGACTGA